The Synergistaceae bacterium nucleotide sequence CGTGAGGACGATACCCAATTTAAAAGGGACGTGTTCATGGGCAGCGCGCACCAGAGCGCAGAAACGCGCCGCGTCGCAGCCCCAAGCCATGAACACCAATCCAAACGCCACCAGAAGATAGCTTTTATCGGCGGCGAAAAGAGAGCGTATCGTCTCCCTATCCACGCTCTGGGCCAGCACGATCGCGTTGGCGCCAAAGGCAAGCAGAACGAAAACGATCAAGCCTTTACGAAGAGACAATATACCGATCCTTTCAGCGTACTAATACCCATTGATAACCTACTAGATACGTTTCGCATAGTATCCCTTCGACTATAAAGTCAAAGAAAAAGCTAAATCTCGCGAATCTCATGGAAACTCTTGAAATAAGTTGGTGTGCCTGCTTAAATACCATCTTACAACGCTTGACTGCGTTGCTAACGTCCTTCACTGCTATTATCTTTATTCGATATAGAATTCGATATAGAACTTCTCTTGTCCACTCTAGAAGATTTGGAAGGAGCGGAAGATTTAGAAGGAACCACTTTTTTATTTTCATCTTTATTTTCATCCAGCTTGCTCTTGTTCTCGGGCACTTCAGGTAAACAGTCGTTTGGTTGTAGACATACCTCGCCCCCCCCATCCATTGCCTCAACATCCGCCGTTGCGTCATCATTGGGTAGATTGGGTAGATTGGATAAATTCGAATCTTCCGCGATTTTAGCTTTGTATTTTTTGAGTCCATGAAGACGACAAGAGAAGACATGCAAGATGGTAAGCAAGTCTTTTGTGAGTTCCTCTTCTGGAGAAAGTGAAACCTCGTTGAGAACCACGATTTTTCCACCATTGCGGTTGAGAATAAATTCGATAATCCCCGACCCAAATCTTGCAAGACGGTCTCGGTAAGCAACCACAAGCGTAATAATAGCTCCTGATATGCTTCGTTCCAGTATGGAGAGCAATCCTTTCCGCTTGAAGTTGATTCCAGAACCAATGTCTTTGACGATTTCGGCATTGGGGTACTTGCTTCGCATAAACTCGACTTGCCTTTGCAAGTCGTTTTTTTGCTTTGCGCTTGAAACTCGGCAGTAACAGATTGTGAAGTCTCGATTATTTTCTGTGGGTTTCGGTAGCAGGTACTCGGACACATCAACTCGCCTGTGACCTCCTTTTGTCCGAACACTATAGATCCTGCCTTCATCTGCCCACCTCCTAATAGTTCCAATACTCAACCCTGTTACCTCTGCTGCTTGGTACACCGTATATAGTCTAGCCATAGTGACTAGACTATAGCACGTATCAATATTTTGTCAAGTACTTATTTATAGGAATAAATATTTGACTAAACTCTATATATTGATCGCCCATCTAGGGCGCGACAACTTAAAATACAAAAACATTTATTGAGTGAAGGCCCCGATGTCGTGAAGCCTCTGAAGGTGCACGAAAAATTGCTCAAGTTGAGGGGTCAATTGTCGCTGGATACACAAAGCTATCTCAAAGTACCTCTTTTCCTGATACAGGGTTTCGAGATGACGAATGCTTTCTGAAAGGTTCTTCTGCAATTGGGAAAGTCCCGAATCGGCCGTTTCTTCCTGGACGGACAAAAGCGCGCTGCAATTTTGAAAAATGAGCAGCAACCAGTCCAACCCGTCCGCCGCATAGGGCAATTGTCCTTGACCTATAGCGATTTCGTTTTTCTCAAAATGGACAGCGACTTCCCTCAACCCGTCTATCAACCTGGGGACGTATCGCAGCGCCTCGTCCAGCGAATTTTGGATAAGTTCCCTCACAGGTTGAGAGGTAAAATGCGCTCCCAGTCCTCCCGTGACGTTCAAAAAGGCATCTTCGTCCATAACGACCCCGTCCAACCGAAGCTCCGTAACGACACGGCCGTTCTGAGACATCTCTCCCCTGACAGCGTTTAAAATAGAGGCCGTATCCGCATTATCGAGGAAATCAGTGTATTCCTTTCCGTCTATATAAACTTTCACGAGGACCCCTCCCTCTTGATAACCTCAATCGCCTCTCGTATAAACACATCTATCGCCTTTTTTCACAACGCAACCCATTGCAACTCATTGTAACATAGAAGGTCATGGGAGTAATCAATAGGATAAAAGGCTTCCGTCAACTTACGTTATAAATTCTCCTTGCGCTTGGTGTAGAATGACAACATGAATATTACGAGAATTTCTGTATTGCGCTTATATTTATAACGGATTTTGCCGATACAAAACATAAGTTTTAGTTTAAAATTTTCAATTAATTTTTTTGACTGGAAGGGGACTTTTCGATGCCAGATATGTCTATTACGGGTATCGCGTCGGGTATTGATTGGGATAGCATGGTAGCAAAATTGCTGGAGAAGGCACAAAAACCCGCACTTGTTATGTTGACCAAGCGGGACAACCTGGAGATGAAAAGAGACCTTTTCGAGGAATTTCGCGTTTCTTTGCAGGCATTGCAGAGCAGTTTGTCGCCTTTGAAGCTGGCCGCCACGTTCAAGGCGAGAGATGTCGAGATATCGAGGCTGGATAGCAATATTTCATATAAAGGTGTTTTGAGCGCCACCGCCAACTCGGACGCGGAGATCAGCGTACACGACTTAGAGGTATTGAAGCTAGCTAAGGGTCAGGTGAACCGCTCCAATGCGTTTTCGTCTCCCACGGCTGCATTCGGCAGTTCTTTATTGGGATCGGACAGCACCTATTTCTACGTAAACGCCGGCGGACACAAAGTACGTATTGACGTGAATTCGACGGATTCGCTGGATTCTCTCGCGAAACAAATCAACACGAAACTCAAGACGCAAGTTCCTCCTGTGGACGTGACAGCGGCCGTCGTCGATAACAAGCTCGTCCTAAAAAGCGATAACGTGGGTCTGGGAAAGACGACGCACACAGCAACGATCACACGATCCACCAACTCATACGACTCCGTGCTTTTCAGCACGAACCCCGGCAATACCGACTCCAGCATCGAACCTCCGACCTACTCCCTCGACATGGTACTGGGCGGTGCCATGGTAGTGGGCGGTGGCCTTGGTGAAGGGAGTATCCTCATTAAAGACGAAGATGGCATAACCTACAGGGCGGGCCTGGACTTTGACGTTGTGGGCGGCAACCGTATCCGCTGGCGAAACTTGGACACCGCGTTCCCTACTCCTGGAGAACTTTATCGCGATACATATAGTGCATACGCGGGAGACACGTTCTCGGTGACGGCGACGCGCTCTTCGAACGGTGACGTGGATGTGTGGGCTTTGCCTTTCGAGATGAGTACCAGAGCTGAGATCCAGGTCACATTCGGAGGCAACACTTATTCATCGACAGATCCGAATCCCATTTTTCGAGGCAGTGCCACGGGCGCAATACTATGGTTGAGCGACAATAAACCTGCGGATGGAAACGATTATAAGGTTACCTATATCGCGGCGGGAAGTGAACATATCACTCTCGAGATCATGCGCGGTAATCAGGACGAACTGTCGGAAAACTACGCCGACATCGCGAAGGGAACCGCCACGATCCAGCAACCGGGAAGCCGAGTCTGGAGAGAAGGGCTCGACTTCGAGATCGTGCAGAGCGCCAACGGCAAGGCTGTAGTCCAGTGGTACAACGGAGGAGCTGGAGATGCCCCAGAACCAGCGAGTGTTTACGACATCACTTTGCAAAAAACCGATGGCACGACGACAACCCTCAACGGCGTTACGCGTAACGACAAGGACGTAGTCCGTCTGCCTGGCAACGGTACGTTCGACTCCGTGCCTCATGGAACGCACTCGTCGATAATAGGGCACAATGCCATACCTTTCGATTATAGTACCTCACCGGTCATGAATGCCTGGTCTTTTAATGCCGAACTTGATTCCTCAAAGCAAAATCTCGTGATAACATGGACAGCGCCAGATCCAGCGTCAACGAGCCTCCCCACCCCTGGAATACCTATAAAGTCTCCGGCCTACGGCAAAACGTACACTGTCGAGTACACCTACAACGCCAGCGTCTTCACCCTGAGCGACGACGGTAACGGCGCTCTGGCCGCTCTGGGGTTGGATCAGACGGACGAGGAACACTACACGGCGGCTCAAAACGCCGAGGTGATCCTGAACGGAGAGAAGGTCACCATCTCCTCCAACCGCCTTAGCGCAGCCAACAACAGCGAGCTGATCAAGGGCCTGACCATTGATCTGAAGGGACTAGGGCATGTGTCTCTAGATATCTCTCAGGACGCGGAGCCGGCCGTTACCGCTATACAGCAATTGACCACAGTCTACAACGACATCATGCAATGGATCAACACCCGCATGACGGAACAGGCGGTGGACGACACCAAAAAGGCCACACTGGACAGCGACGACTTCCGCATGAAGTGGGGCCTTCTGAAGGGCAATTCCCTGTTGCGTAACTCGAAAAGTACTTTGCGCAGGCTCACTTCCCAGATCTACTCTACCGCGTTCACTCAGCGAAGCAGCCGCCAAGCGGTTTATGGCACGATGGAAAACAACGGCATCCTGAACGCGGGGTCCTTTACCATTGCCGTGCGTGATCGGGTGGGCACCATAACCGTGAACCCCGGCGATACCCTTGAAACCATCGCGGCGAAAATCAATAGCCCTACGCTCGGTGAGCTGGATAACCCCCTGTTCGTCATTGCCGTCGACTCTAAGGGACAGGAGTACTCTACGCCTCTCGTCACGGCCACGGTAGAGAACAACACTCTGGTCATCAAGGCGGGGACCGATCAGCCGGTCACACTGGGCGGAAGCAACGTTGTGCTGTCGTCTTTAGGATTGAACTACGAGTACAGTTCTCTCTCCCAAATAGGAATCAAGCTCCCTTCACGTGGTACTGTAACGACGGACGCGCTAGCGGGCTCATTAGAGTTCGATACCAGCGCGTTCATGGCCGCGCTGGAGAAGAACCCGGACGATGTGTCGATGTTGGTCACCAACTTCGCGGGACAAATGCAAACCTATATGGACAACATGATCAGGTCCTCCCAGAAAGAGGTCTCCGGTATCGCCATCACTCAAGGTGCTGTGGTGCAGGAAATGAACGCCCTCAAAGCAGAAATGGATAGCATCGACAAATACCTGGCGGATTTCGAAAAGAAACTCCAGACAAAGCAGGAAAATCTTTACAAGCAGTTCTCGGCGGCGGAGGTTGGGCTATCGAAACTGATGCAACAGGCCAGTTGGCTCGCCAATGTCACGTCACAACTGCAACAATCCGCAGGA carries:
- a CDS encoding helix-turn-helix domain-containing protein → MDSKNTKLKSRKIRIYPIYPIYPMMTQRRMLRQWMGGARYVYNQTTVYLKCPRTRASWMKIKMKIKKWFLLNLPLLPNLLEWTREVLYRILYRIKIIAVKDVSNAVKRCKMVFKQAHQLISRVSMRFARFSFFFDFIVEGILCETYLVGYQWVLVR
- the fliD gene encoding flagellar filament capping protein FliD, encoding MPDMSITGIASGIDWDSMVAKLLEKAQKPALVMLTKRDNLEMKRDLFEEFRVSLQALQSSLSPLKLAATFKARDVEISRLDSNISYKGVLSATANSDAEISVHDLEVLKLAKGQVNRSNAFSSPTAAFGSSLLGSDSTYFYVNAGGHKVRIDVNSTDSLDSLAKQINTKLKTQVPPVDVTAAVVDNKLVLKSDNVGLGKTTHTATITRSTNSYDSVLFSTNPGNTDSSIEPPTYSLDMVLGGAMVVGGGLGEGSILIKDEDGITYRAGLDFDVVGGNRIRWRNLDTAFPTPGELYRDTYSAYAGDTFSVTATRSSNGDVDVWALPFEMSTRAEIQVTFGGNTYSSTDPNPIFRGSATGAILWLSDNKPADGNDYKVTYIAAGSEHITLEIMRGNQDELSENYADIAKGTATIQQPGSRVWREGLDFEIVQSANGKAVVQWYNGGAGDAPEPASVYDITLQKTDGTTTTLNGVTRNDKDVVRLPGNGTFDSVPHGTHSSIIGHNAIPFDYSTSPVMNAWSFNAELDSSKQNLVITWTAPDPASTSLPTPGIPIKSPAYGKTYTVEYTYNASVFTLSDDGNGALAALGLDQTDEEHYTAAQNAEVILNGEKVTISSNRLSAANNSELIKGLTIDLKGLGHVSLDISQDAEPAVTAIQQLTTVYNDIMQWINTRMTEQAVDDTKKATLDSDDFRMKWGLLKGNSLLRNSKSTLRRLTSQIYSTAFTQRSSRQAVYGTMENNGILNAGSFTIAVRDRVGTITVNPGDTLETIAAKINSPTLGELDNPLFVIAVDSKGQEYSTPLVTATVENNTLVIKAGTDQPVTLGGSNVVLSSLGLNYEYSSLSQIGIKLPSRGTVTTDALAGSLEFDTSAFMAALEKNPDDVSMLVTNFAGQMQTYMDNMIRSSQKEVSGIAITQGAVVQEMNALKAEMDSIDKYLADFEKKLQTKQENLYKQFSAAEVGLSKLMQQASWLANVTSQLQQSAG